From the genome of Glycine max cultivar Williams 82 chromosome 2, Glycine_max_v4.0, whole genome shotgun sequence, one region includes:
- the LOC100807837 gene encoding ultraviolet-B receptor UVR8 isoform X2: protein MAMNNGDGTDGGALQRVLYMWGYLPGALPQRTPLLTPVAVRVPPCDYSWNDVCGGGCGFAIAISESGKLITWGSTDDLGQSYVTSGKHGETPEPFPLPTETSIVKAAAGWAHCVAVTEHGEVYTWGWKECIPSGKVFGESSTGVSLEKDVPGRHTPLFTEQVSPRSQGSRSTGGTASSNSGEESTKRRRVSSAKQTAESSSSSDDSLTAFPCLVTLNPGIRIASVAAGGRHTLALSDTGLVWAWGYGGEGQLGLGSRIRMVSTPHLVPCIDSSYYVKDRSATLARGNMGSEGQTFRIPGSYIKRIACGGRHSAVITDAGALLTFGWGLYGQCGQGITDDELSPTCVSSLLGIHIEGIAAGLWHTVCTSADGDVYAFGGNQFGQLGTGADQAETLPRLVDSPSLKNLHAKNISCGARHTALVTAGPWGRD, encoded by the exons ATGGCCATGAATAATGGCGATGGAACCGACGGAGGGGCATTGCAGAGGGTGCTTTACATGTGGGGTTACCTTCCCGGAGCTCTGCCGCAAAGGACGCCGCTCTTGACGCCGGTTGCCGTTAGGGTTCCGCCGTGTGATTATTCTTGGAATGATGTTTGCGGCGGTGGCTGTGGATTCGCTATTGCTATATCAG AATCAGGGAAGCTCATCACATGGGGCTCAACAGATGATCTAGGCCAAAGCTATGTGACTTCTGGCAAGCATGGG GAAACTCCAGAGCCTTTCCCTCTTCCAACCGAAACCTCTATTGTAAAAGCTGCAGCAGGATGGGCTCATTGTGTTGCTGTAACAG AACATGGAGAAGTTTATACATGGGGATGGAAAGAATGCATTCCCTCTGGGAAGGTATTTGGTGAATCATCAACAGGGGTAAGTCTTGAAAAAGATGTGCCAGGAAGGCATACTCCATTGTTCACAGAGCAAG TGAGCCCTCGTTCTCAAGGCTCAAGATCTACTGGAGGTACTGCCTCCAGTAACAGTGGAGAAGAAAGTACAAAGCGAAGGAGAGTGTCTTCAGCAAAGCAAACAGCTGAAAGCTCGTCATCCAGTGATGATAGTCTGACAGCATTCCCATGTCTTGTCACACTAAATCCAGGGATAAGGATAGCTAGTGTTGCAGCTGGTGGACGTCATACACTAGCATTGTCAG ATACAGGACTGGTGTGGGCTTGGGGCTATGGAGGTGAAGGGCAGCTTGGTCTGGGTTCCAGAATACGTATGGTTTCCACTCCTCATCTTGTTCCTTGCATTGATTCCTCTTATTATGTTAAAGATAGATCTGCTACACTGGCTCGAGGAAACATGGGTTCAGAGGGACAGACTTTTAGAATTCCTGGAAGTTACATAAAGAGAATTGCTTGTGGAGGTCGACATAGTGCAGTAATTACAG ATGCTGGAGCCTTGCTTACTTTTGGTTGGGGACTTTATGGACAG TGTGGGCAAGGAATTACCGATGATGAACTAAGCCCAACTTGTGTATCTTCCCTATTGGGTATCCACATAGAGGGAATTGCTGCAGGACTGTGGCATACAGTCTGTACATCTGCTGATGGTGATGTGTATGCATTTGGTGGGAATCAGTTTGGGCAGTTGGGAACTGGTGCTGATCAAGCCGAG ACTCTACCAAGACTAGTGGATTCACCGAGTTTGAAAAATTTGCATGCTAAGAATATATCTTGCGGTGCTCGCCACACTGCTTTAGTAACAG CTGGGCCTTGGGGACGTGATTGA
- the LOC100807837 gene encoding ultraviolet-B receptor UVR8 isoform X3 yields MAMNNGDGTDGGALQRVLYMWGYLPGALPQRTPLLTPVAVRVPPCDYSWNDVCGGGCGFAIAISESGKLITWGSTDDLGQSYVTSGKHGETPEPFPLPTETSIVKAAAGWAHCVAVTEHGEVYTWGWKECIPSGKVFGESSTGVSLEKDVPGRHTPLFTEQVSPRSQGSRSTGGTASSNSGEESTKRRRVSSAKQTAESSSSSDDSLTAFPCLVTLNPGIRIASVAAGGRHTLALSDTGLVWAWGYGGEGQLGLGSRIRMVSTPHLVPCIDSSYYVKDRSATLARGNMGSEGQTFRIPGSYIKRIACGGRHSAVITDAGALLTFGWGLYGQCGQGITDDELSPTCVSSLLGIHIEGIAAGLWHTVCTSADGDVYAFGGNQFGQLGTGADQAERAEKFSAGDGTNMDSWALGT; encoded by the exons ATGGCCATGAATAATGGCGATGGAACCGACGGAGGGGCATTGCAGAGGGTGCTTTACATGTGGGGTTACCTTCCCGGAGCTCTGCCGCAAAGGACGCCGCTCTTGACGCCGGTTGCCGTTAGGGTTCCGCCGTGTGATTATTCTTGGAATGATGTTTGCGGCGGTGGCTGTGGATTCGCTATTGCTATATCAG AATCAGGGAAGCTCATCACATGGGGCTCAACAGATGATCTAGGCCAAAGCTATGTGACTTCTGGCAAGCATGGG GAAACTCCAGAGCCTTTCCCTCTTCCAACCGAAACCTCTATTGTAAAAGCTGCAGCAGGATGGGCTCATTGTGTTGCTGTAACAG AACATGGAGAAGTTTATACATGGGGATGGAAAGAATGCATTCCCTCTGGGAAGGTATTTGGTGAATCATCAACAGGGGTAAGTCTTGAAAAAGATGTGCCAGGAAGGCATACTCCATTGTTCACAGAGCAAG TGAGCCCTCGTTCTCAAGGCTCAAGATCTACTGGAGGTACTGCCTCCAGTAACAGTGGAGAAGAAAGTACAAAGCGAAGGAGAGTGTCTTCAGCAAAGCAAACAGCTGAAAGCTCGTCATCCAGTGATGATAGTCTGACAGCATTCCCATGTCTTGTCACACTAAATCCAGGGATAAGGATAGCTAGTGTTGCAGCTGGTGGACGTCATACACTAGCATTGTCAG ATACAGGACTGGTGTGGGCTTGGGGCTATGGAGGTGAAGGGCAGCTTGGTCTGGGTTCCAGAATACGTATGGTTTCCACTCCTCATCTTGTTCCTTGCATTGATTCCTCTTATTATGTTAAAGATAGATCTGCTACACTGGCTCGAGGAAACATGGGTTCAGAGGGACAGACTTTTAGAATTCCTGGAAGTTACATAAAGAGAATTGCTTGTGGAGGTCGACATAGTGCAGTAATTACAG ATGCTGGAGCCTTGCTTACTTTTGGTTGGGGACTTTATGGACAG TGTGGGCAAGGAATTACCGATGATGAACTAAGCCCAACTTGTGTATCTTCCCTATTGGGTATCCACATAGAGGGAATTGCTGCAGGACTGTGGCATACAGTCTGTACATCTGCTGATGGTGATGTGTATGCATTTGGTGGGAATCAGTTTGGGCAGTTGGGAACTGGTGCTGATCAAGCCGAG AGGGCGGAAAAGTTTTCTGCTGGGGATGGAACAAATATGGACAG CTGGGCCTTGGGGACGTGA
- the LOC100807837 gene encoding ultraviolet-B receptor UVR8 isoform X1 yields MAMNNGDGTDGGALQRVLYMWGYLPGALPQRTPLLTPVAVRVPPCDYSWNDVCGGGCGFAIAISESGKLITWGSTDDLGQSYVTSGKHGETPEPFPLPTETSIVKAAAGWAHCVAVTEHGEVYTWGWKECIPSGKVFGESSTGVSLEKDVPGRHTPLFTEQVSPRSQGSRSTGGTASSNSGEESTKRRRVSSAKQTAESSSSSDDSLTAFPCLVTLNPGIRIASVAAGGRHTLALSDTGLVWAWGYGGEGQLGLGSRIRMVSTPHLVPCIDSSYYVKDRSATLARGNMGSEGQTFRIPGSYIKRIACGGRHSAVITDAGALLTFGWGLYGQCGQGITDDELSPTCVSSLLGIHIEGIAAGLWHTVCTSADGDVYAFGGNQFGQLGTGADQAETLPRLVDSPSLKNLHAKNISCGARHTALVTEGGKVFCWGWNKYGQLGLGDVIDRNIPSEVTIEGCVPKNVACGWWHTLLLAESHT; encoded by the exons ATGGCCATGAATAATGGCGATGGAACCGACGGAGGGGCATTGCAGAGGGTGCTTTACATGTGGGGTTACCTTCCCGGAGCTCTGCCGCAAAGGACGCCGCTCTTGACGCCGGTTGCCGTTAGGGTTCCGCCGTGTGATTATTCTTGGAATGATGTTTGCGGCGGTGGCTGTGGATTCGCTATTGCTATATCAG AATCAGGGAAGCTCATCACATGGGGCTCAACAGATGATCTAGGCCAAAGCTATGTGACTTCTGGCAAGCATGGG GAAACTCCAGAGCCTTTCCCTCTTCCAACCGAAACCTCTATTGTAAAAGCTGCAGCAGGATGGGCTCATTGTGTTGCTGTAACAG AACATGGAGAAGTTTATACATGGGGATGGAAAGAATGCATTCCCTCTGGGAAGGTATTTGGTGAATCATCAACAGGGGTAAGTCTTGAAAAAGATGTGCCAGGAAGGCATACTCCATTGTTCACAGAGCAAG TGAGCCCTCGTTCTCAAGGCTCAAGATCTACTGGAGGTACTGCCTCCAGTAACAGTGGAGAAGAAAGTACAAAGCGAAGGAGAGTGTCTTCAGCAAAGCAAACAGCTGAAAGCTCGTCATCCAGTGATGATAGTCTGACAGCATTCCCATGTCTTGTCACACTAAATCCAGGGATAAGGATAGCTAGTGTTGCAGCTGGTGGACGTCATACACTAGCATTGTCAG ATACAGGACTGGTGTGGGCTTGGGGCTATGGAGGTGAAGGGCAGCTTGGTCTGGGTTCCAGAATACGTATGGTTTCCACTCCTCATCTTGTTCCTTGCATTGATTCCTCTTATTATGTTAAAGATAGATCTGCTACACTGGCTCGAGGAAACATGGGTTCAGAGGGACAGACTTTTAGAATTCCTGGAAGTTACATAAAGAGAATTGCTTGTGGAGGTCGACATAGTGCAGTAATTACAG ATGCTGGAGCCTTGCTTACTTTTGGTTGGGGACTTTATGGACAG TGTGGGCAAGGAATTACCGATGATGAACTAAGCCCAACTTGTGTATCTTCCCTATTGGGTATCCACATAGAGGGAATTGCTGCAGGACTGTGGCATACAGTCTGTACATCTGCTGATGGTGATGTGTATGCATTTGGTGGGAATCAGTTTGGGCAGTTGGGAACTGGTGCTGATCAAGCCGAG ACTCTACCAAGACTAGTGGATTCACCGAGTTTGAAAAATTTGCATGCTAAGAATATATCTTGCGGTGCTCGCCACACTGCTTTAGTAACAG AGGGCGGAAAAGTTTTCTGCTGGGGATGGAACAAATATGGACAG CTGGGCCTTGGGGACGTGATTGACCGTAACATTCCTTCTGAAGTCACCATTGAAGGTTGTGTCCCTAAAAATGTTGCTTGTGGTTGGTGGCATACTCTTCTTCTGGCCGAGTCCCACACTTGA